Within the Chrysemys picta bellii isolate R12L10 chromosome 17, ASM1138683v2, whole genome shotgun sequence genome, the region ggctTCCAGCCGCTCGGGGTGGTGCCTCCGCCCCCTCTGCCGACAAGTAAtcctccattaaggccactgctgcggagagggtggccggtcgatgccgttgcacccaggccctccctcccgggggtaggatctgggtgaactgctctaaggctaccagctccgccacctggggtcccgtcaggccctctgggtccaaccatctccagcagtggtcccggatgcgttgggccacggcgcggggtcgggcCCCCGGAGGATATTTTTCTTTACGGAGACGCtgtcggtaggtctctgggctaatgctggtatggtctaggatggccgccttgactcgggcgtactcgagtgcttcccgggggtcgaggctccgatatgcggcctgagcctgccccgtcaaataaggggctagtaacgtggcccaatgttctgagggccaccgggcagcagtcgccacccgctcaaatgtgaccagataggcctctgggtcatcctcgggccccatcttggtgaggcgtatCGGTAGGGCCCCTGGGGTATCCCCCAGTCCGGttcccatgggggcggcaggggtgcctcctgccggccgtaacagtgcggccatctgttgcaccaaatgttcctgctgcacccgctgctgggtggccaactctcgaaggagctgctgctgattctcttggtgctgagtcatcagcagctgctgctgagtggtcatctgctgcagcatttgcatctgctgctggtgctgctgggccgactgctcttgttgcttctctagcagccatttcaatagcttctcagcctccatgttggggttcagcgggttactcccggttcaatcccctcactctggacccctttggtgggtccgGGTCCGCACCCACAATCCGGGTCGACCGTCTGTCTGCGCAAGacactgctctgggcaatagtccgcagtcttggcgctggcccctcgtatcaggggcggaccgctatgcccgcattctccaccacgtgtgacagggtctgtagctcaccgctgtggcgcctcctcctggccgcttcggggaattagttttgtgCCAGTAGAGcgtcctctttgggtggcgtccagcctgtcgtctcgcctctgtggggtgcacggacgtgcgttgctcccgacgtcggcgtcctcttccggagcactgccctccgacagtgtccctttgtccaatcacaccccttCCGGgcggggggtaaacaacagccccacaccttcaagtccaatcctcacagtctaggatctggtgtggttctgaccggccgctccctgtggcctgtggctgtgcgtggggtagcacagcaaacaaagggggaaaaaaggggggggggactcaggcccgcccactactctgagtcccggtccagaggccctcgggtgacagtctcactgtcttccttctccttcctcctctgactatccctctggaccgcttccccaacagcccttcgctatgctaggcctcctcctcccaggcctgccgcctagcaggctatggagtagggccttctcccactctctcaggctggcctgcactgcgctgtccgtggtgctggcctcccagctctggagatagaccttcccctctgaaggtctaggacagactgactgctcctgctctgggcagccttttatatggctaagccgggccgtgattggctggctccaatctgccttcttattggctcccagtaagccctctcctgattggccgcgcgtctacgcaggcgcctaggcctgccgcagcccagtctctctaagtgtggggtaatcgccccaccacagggagtaaaagacataatccctaaggatattatgattggaaatgatattaaagctatggtcaatcaagttaatacaaaccaggcacaagagaggattgatcctaaggttgtgcctatggagggtttctccaaaagtttgtctttggaaagtagctgtttggctgtgaaggaagtttctgaatgtctatctaatgtctcagaagtaaatctggaattagatcaagcgaagggagaggagaacaaggagattttggatgagcctaggcagtcttgcgagctgatggctttatctagtcagcagtttgggaaggcaaggagagtggaagatgagtgtccctataccttatctgtttcctgtgtgaAGAATAGTGACaatgaaggaaatgtgcctgtgtctgtcaggggtattgacttgcctatggaggaagctaccccagtctccaagcagttgtctgtgaacagcccggtgtgctgggacaagggaaatgaaatcccaaactgtatgtctagtaaaggaaaatgcgtcgccaactcttttttgtctgtgaagcagacagaaggtgcctttcggcctgtgatggttaggagtaatttagttgtctcagagttggttctgaattcaactaaagctcaggaagggaatggtcctaagtttgcatctgctggggaaaatggcaccgtaactaggttgcatccagttagtgtcttagcaaaatcccagagacgagacaattctggtgcttgtattttgcctgttgctcatgtgtggttggagaagggtgtaacaactctgtctgatcagggtgataccctagggttaccatattttgtgcctccgaaaggaggacactccacggggccccggccccgcccccagccccgcccccgccccaactccgccccctccccaaagtctccgccccctcccctgcttcccgcgaacatttaattcgcaggaagcctgaagcaggtaagggggggtgtagggggaggaggcgcggcccaggctggccccccggcggctccagcctgggtcggctcgggccctggggtgccggccccagcccccggccgaccacccccggcccgcccagcactgccggcccccggcggcccagcgcaccccccggtggcccggccccgcaaccccggaccggctcccgttaaggaccatcagctatataaggaccatcagctatacaatggacccattgagagaaggcagatacgccttgtaactcagcaaagtatgcagggactggcccatgtgactccagactccattttgctgtaattttccacaataagaacaaagagatgttcttaaacctggaaaagactatataaggctaatgcctcatctccatcttgtcttcaatcctgcttcttacctctggaggaactttgctacaaactgaagctctgaacaaaggactgaatgacccatcccagctggggatgtattccagagacttgatttgaacctgcagtttattccatcgctgctgcaagcctgaaccaagaactttgccattactgtatgtaattgattccatttaaccaattctaactctcatctctatctttttccttttctgaataaacctttagattttagattctaaaggattggcagcagcgtgatttgtgggtaagatctgacttgtatattgacctgggtctggggcttggtcctttgggatcaggagaacctttttcttttactggggtattggttttcataaccatttgtccccataacgagtggtactggtggttatactgggaaactggagtgtctaaggagattgcttgtgagacttgcggttagccagtgggatgagaccgaagtcctcctagtctggctggtttggtttgccttagaggtgaaaaaaccccagccttgggctgtaactgccctgttttagcaatttgtcctgagttggcactctcagttgggttccgccagaaccgcattgtcacagggggaACTCTAGGATCTGGGAGTGAATCTCTGCCCGGGGGCCCCTGGATCTGCCCATGGCTGGGACCGGCCAGGGAGGCCGGGTCTGGGTGGGTGCCCGGGTCTGgctctcacagcctgtctcctgtgcccagatcccagcttacccagaccctccatctctctgaCCCCCACCGGGGTCACCGCCCCAGGGGCAGACGTCACCATCCGGTGTCAGGGGCAGCGCTGGGACGTGAGgttcttcctgcacaaggctggagaCCCGAACCCGCCGCGATacatggaccctgctggggacgGGGCCGAGTTCCACATCCCCACCGTGGGCCAGCAGCACGGAGGgaactacagctgcagctaccggctccgatcagagcccttcgtctcctcagagcccagtgaccccgtgcagctggtggtagcaggtgaggggccccgCTCGgtgtccccgctcccagccccacacccagccggaTCCTCCGGGGGTCTCTACACTGAtgggatgctcagagccaggctctgccctgagccatgggcccagcagaggggacactGGCCGCGGGAGCGGGGAcagagtcactggggggttccccagctgtggggagcagcagcagctggagattcGGGGATGAACGGGGGGGGGATTCCTGCCCCCTGGGCCGGGAGGGGGTAGGGAGAGGAATCTGCCATTGAACCAGCTGTGGAACGGGTCGTGGTGcccaggtgctggggctggttgtgggggatgggggcagttACTCTGGGTGGGTGGGGCCCAGCCATAAGGGGGAgtggcagccccctgcccctcactcaCCACCAGACCCCCAGTTCCCCCGATGCCTCCTGCCCTGCAGGTCGCTGCCTGGAATTTGCTGGAGGAtatcaggggaggggcaggatctGGCAGGATGGGCTGTGAAATTGGGCCCAGCTGGGTGCCAAAGTCCTGGGGCAATaaccgcccccgccccccttctTGGGCCAAATGGCATCCCCCTGGCAATAGGAGTGAGCATTGCCCAGAATTCCCTTTGTTCTtgtttctcctcctcccactggAGTCTCAGGGGAccccctgaccctcccccacaTAGATGTTCTGCTGCCTCTGGCTGCACCCTGGTCCCCAGGGCCCTGGAAACGCCCgactgtggggggcagcaggtgatGTACCAGCCTCCCCCAGCGCGCACTGCCTGGCTGTGGTTGGCAGAAGCCGAGATACCCCGGGGCTGGGCtcactgcacagcagacaggctggggcagaggtacCTGTGGGGGTGGACAGAGGGATCCTatggggacagggagctgggggggttctCTGTTCTGGGGGGCTAAGACCCTGAGGCTCTGATTGTCCCCATCCCCTGGCCCAGTCCTGGTGTGCCGTGTCTCTTGGGGGCAGTTCGTCCACATGGGAGACCCCTTCACCGGGGAAGCTGAGCCTTAGCCCCCCGGGGCAGCAGGACACAGCCTCCCCTGAGGGGGTCCGGCCCCAGGGAGGCCCCAGAGCCGCGATGCCTGGGAGACCCCCAGAGGGGGGCTGGGCCGGATCTGCCGGACGGGGGGTTGGGGGCTCCACTCCAGAACAGCACCAGCTCCTGATCTCCCCGTCCGAGCCACCAAGtgactcttcccttccccccacagtaGACCCCCTGGATTTCACCAACGCCAACGTCGCCCGCctggggctgggtgctgcagtcCTGCTCGTCCTGGGGCTGATCCTGGCTGAGGCCTATTACAGCCGCCCAAGGGGGGCACCCTAGGTGAGGTGGACCCCCTTTCTGTGCCCCTTgctccccccaggggctgggcccagagcAGCATGGGCCCCTCTAACGCACCGTCTCTCTGCACCCCCAAGAGCCTGGATCCAGCCATGCAGGGAAGAGAATCTCCCCGGGGGACAAGTGGCTTCCCCATGGGGTGCTGAGACACCAccacaaccccccctgctcccaaaCACCCCTGCCTCAGAGAATTTCCCCCATAAACAGCTCCCAACCTGACAGCAGTGTGACGGGTTTGTTCACAGAGACCTCCTCTTGGGACTGTTACCCGAGCCCTTTTTCTCGGCCAGTTTGGGTGTCCAGAACCCTGCCCGGTTgagctagcctgctgcaaacacagacccagggtctgaaccacgcccccaaagctgcagacttaactgaaaacagcttaagaagtgctcctgtcttcagcacccagacacccagttcccaatgggatccaaactccaTATAAATCCATTTAACaatgtataaagcttatacggggtaaactcataaatgtCCGCCGTCTatagcactgatagagagatatgcacagctgtttgctcccccaggtattaatcacttactctgggttaattaatgaacaaaagtgattttattaagtataaaaagtaggatttaagtggtttcaagtaataacagacagaacaaagtaagttaccaagcaaaataaaataaaacacacaagtctaatcctaatacattaagaaactgaatacaggtaaatctcaccctcagagatgttccaataagcttctttcacagactagactccttcctagtctgggcccaatcctttccctggtacagcccttgttacttccagctcaggtggtaactaggggattcctcatgactggcagccccctttgttctgttccaccccttttatagctttggcacaaggcgggaatcctttctctctctgggttcccacccctccctctcaatggaaaagcaccaggtttaagatggattccagtgcaggtgacatgatcacatgtcactgtaagagagtgatgaggaaattgacatggacatagacctctcacaaggcacaggccccagcaatgtggaattcatggtgtcactggggcaggttcatggcatggaatgccgattctgggcccgggaaacaagcacagactggtggaccgcatcgtgctgcaggtgtgggacgattcccagtggctgcgaaactttcgcatgtgtaagggcactttcatggaactttgtgacttgctttcccctgccctgaagcgccagaataccaggatgagagcagccctcacagttgagaagcgagtggcgatagccctgtggaagcttgcaacgccagacagctaccggtcagtcgggaatcaatttggagtgggcaaatctgctgtgggggctgctgtgatccaagttgccagggcaatgaaagacctggtgatatcaagggtagtgactctgggcaacgtgcaggcaatagtggatggttttgctgaaatgggattcccaaactgtggtggggccatagacggaacccatatccctatcttggcaccggagcaccaagccaccgattacataaaccgcaaggggtacttttcaatgctgctgcaagcctggtggatcacaagggacgtttcaccaacatcaacgtgggatggctgggaaaggtacatgatgctcgcgtcttcaggcactctggtctgtttcgaaagctggaggaagggactttcttcccggaccagaaagtaaccgttggggatgttgaaatgcctatcgtgatccttgaggacccagcctacaccttaatgccatggctcatgaagccgtacacaggcagcctggacagtagtcaggacctgttcaactataggctgagcaagtgccgaatggtggtggaatgtgcatttggacgtttaaaagcgcgctggcgcagcttactgactcgctcagacctcagcaaaaagaatatccccattgttattgctgcttgctgtgcgctccacaatatctgtgagagtaagggggagacatttatggcggggtggaaggttgaggcaactcgcctggccactgattacgcgcagccagacaccagggcggttagaggagcacagcagggcgtggtgcgcatcagagaagctttgaaaatgagttttgtgactggccaggctacagtgtgaaacttctgtttgtttctccttgatgaaccctccaacccccccccccgacccggttcattctacttccctgtaaaccaactaCCCCACCCTTCCGTCCCCActtcaagcaccgcttgcagaggcaataaagtcattgttatttcacattcatgcattctttattaattcctcacacaagtagggggataattgccaaggtagcctgggatgggtgggggaggagggatggaaaaggacacactgcattttaaaactttaactcttattgaaggccagccttctgatgcttgggcgatcatctggggtggagtgactgggtggccggaggccccccgcactgtgttcttgggcgtctgggtgaggaggctatggaaatTGAGGAGGAGGGCTGttagttacacaggggctgtagcggcggtctctgctcctgctgcctttcctgcagctcaaccatacgctcgagcatttcagtttgatgctccagcagacggagcattgactcttgccttctgtctgcaagctgacgccacctatcatcttcagcccgccacttgctcttttcatcccgccattcagcccgccacctctcctctcgttcatattgtgcttttctcatgtctgacattgactgcctccacgcattctgctgtgctctatcagcgtgggaggacatctggagctccatgaacatatcgtcccgcgtcctctgttttctctttctaatgttcactagcctctgcgaaggagaaacatttgcagctggtggaggagaagggagaggtggttaaaaaaagacacattttagagaacaatcggtacactctttcgttacaaggtcgcatttttcctctgcctgccggtttggtatgagagatcactcacgcagtgccaggcaacagatttcggcttgcaggcagccatggtaagccacagtgttttggc harbors:
- the LOC122173425 gene encoding T-cell-interacting, activating receptor on myeloid cells protein 1-like; translation: MDPAGDGAEFHIPTVGQQHGGNYSCSYRLRSEPFVSSEPSDPVQLVVAVDPLDFTNANVARLGLGAAVLLVLGLILAEAYYSRPRGAP